From the Roseateles sp. XES5 genome, one window contains:
- a CDS encoding TCR/Tet family MFS transporter, whose protein sequence is MFDARSTRRGLLLVFMIMFLDVIGIAIIMPVLPTYLRELTGDDISQAAIDGGWLLLVYAGMQFIFAPFVGNLSDRFGRRPVLLVCILTFAIDNLICALATSYWMLFVGRVLAGLSGASFGTAAAYIADVSTEETRAKNFGLMGIAFGTGFALGPVLGGLLGEFGPRVPFYGAAVLAFLSFVAAWFLLPESLAPANRRRFELSRANPLGALLQMRNYPGVLWIGLVFFCYWLAHAVYPSVWSFVSAYRFGWSEGQIGLSLGIFGIGGAVVMGFVLPRVVPKLGEYRTAVLGLFFSVLGVAGYAASYQGWMIYAVILLTALEALADPPLRSIASARVPPSAQGELQGALTSVSSITTIIGPLLFTQIFSHFTGPSAPVVFAGAPFAFAAVILFVGFLIFVVKLRGAGAGPKTNLAPEGA, encoded by the coding sequence ATGTTCGATGCCAGGTCCACCCGGCGCGGGCTGCTGCTTGTTTTCATGATCATGTTTCTCGACGTCATCGGCATTGCCATCATCATGCCGGTGCTGCCGACCTATCTGCGGGAACTGACGGGCGACGATATCAGCCAGGCGGCCATCGACGGCGGCTGGCTGCTGCTCGTCTATGCCGGCATGCAGTTCATCTTCGCGCCCTTCGTCGGCAATCTCTCGGATCGTTTCGGCCGGCGGCCGGTGCTGCTTGTCTGCATCCTCACCTTCGCCATCGACAATCTCATCTGCGCGCTGGCGACCAGCTACTGGATGCTCTTCGTCGGCCGGGTGCTGGCAGGCCTTTCGGGCGCGAGCTTCGGCACCGCGGCGGCCTATATCGCCGACGTCTCGACGGAAGAAACGCGCGCGAAGAATTTCGGGCTGATGGGTATTGCCTTCGGCACGGGCTTTGCGCTCGGGCCGGTTCTCGGTGGCCTGCTCGGCGAATTCGGCCCGCGTGTTCCGTTCTACGGCGCTGCGGTTCTGGCGTTCCTCAGTTTCGTGGCGGCCTGGTTCCTGCTGCCGGAAAGCCTTGCGCCGGCGAACCGCCGTCGCTTCGAGCTTTCCCGCGCCAACCCGCTCGGCGCGCTCTTGCAGATGCGCAACTATCCGGGCGTGCTGTGGATCGGGCTCGTCTTCTTCTGTTACTGGCTGGCGCATGCCGTCTATCCCTCGGTCTGGTCCTTCGTCTCGGCCTATCGCTTTGGCTGGAGCGAGGGGCAGATCGGCCTGTCGCTGGGCATTTTCGGCATCGGCGGCGCGGTCGTCATGGGCTTCGTTCTGCCGCGCGTTGTGCCGAAGCTGGGGGAGTACCGCACGGCGGTGCTCGGCCTGTTCTTCTCGGTGCTCGGCGTTGCCGGTTATGCCGCGTCCTATCAGGGCTGGATGATCTATGCGGTCATCCTGCTGACGGCACTGGAGGCGCTGGCCGATCCGCCGTTGCGCTCCATCGCCTCGGCGCGTGTGCCGCCATCGGCGCAGGGCGAGCTGCAGGGCGCGCTTACCAGCGTGTCCTCGATCACGACGATCATCGGTCCGCTGCTCTTCACGCAGATCTTCAGCCATTTCACCGGTCCGTCGGCACCGGTGGTCTTTGCCGGCGCGCCCTTCGCCTTTGCCGCCGTCATCCTCTTCGTCGGCTTCCTGATCTTCGTCGTGAAGCTCCGGGGCGCGGGTGCGGGGCCGAAGACGAATCTGGCTCCCGAAGGCGCCTGA
- a CDS encoding LytTR family DNA-binding domain-containing protein → MERPLPQSALRELQVFLRAPRFWATFGAVVLIFWVTGPYGTAERLAAAPRLGFWLVLHAVAWGIAVTAIVFVNTLLRGRIPSLPRRMALGTVIAGIPVGLATEAISLLTFGGTPTLATIAESIATGLLLSALFCGLTFMTMSSKQAEALAPTPAPVAEEQTGERSEVPLLRRLKPENRGTILHMTVADHYTEVTTSRGRELVLLRFSDALEELGGTAGLQVHRSHFVADNHVDRLLRSDGRLAIRLKDGREIPVSRSRNEAVRDRWG, encoded by the coding sequence GTGGAACGCCCTCTCCCGCAATCCGCGCTTCGTGAACTGCAGGTTTTCCTGCGTGCCCCGCGCTTCTGGGCAACCTTCGGTGCGGTCGTGCTGATCTTCTGGGTGACGGGTCCCTATGGCACTGCCGAGCGTCTGGCGGCCGCGCCGCGGCTCGGCTTCTGGCTGGTGCTGCACGCCGTCGCCTGGGGCATTGCCGTCACCGCCATCGTCTTCGTCAACACGCTGCTGCGCGGCCGCATCCCGTCCCTTCCCCGCCGCATGGCGCTGGGCACCGTCATCGCCGGCATTCCCGTCGGACTGGCGACGGAGGCGATCAGCCTTCTGACCTTCGGCGGCACGCCGACGCTCGCCACCATCGCGGAAAGCATCGCGACGGGCCTTCTGCTCTCAGCGCTGTTCTGCGGCCTCACCTTCATGACGATGAGCAGCAAGCAGGCCGAAGCGCTCGCGCCCACCCCGGCGCCCGTGGCCGAAGAACAGACAGGAGAACGGAGCGAAGTTCCCCTGCTGCGTCGCCTCAAGCCGGAAAACCGCGGCACCATCCTGCATATGACAGTCGCCGATCATTACACGGAGGTGACGACGAGCCGCGGTCGGGAACTCGTTCTCCTGCGCTTCTCCGATGCGCTGGAGGAGCTTGGCGGCACGGCCGGGCTACAGGTGCATCGCTCGCATTTCGTCGCCGACAACCATGTCGACCGGTTGCTGCGCAGCGACGGCAGGTTGGCGATCCGCCTCAAGGACGGACGGGAGATCCCCGTCAGCCGCAGCCGCAATGAGGCGGTGCGCGATCGCTGGGGCTGA
- a CDS encoding DUF2306 domain-containing protein, producing MTFEPLLTAPFAIQFHVATVLPAAVLGAVLLARPKGTPTHRLLGKIWLVLMVATSASTFFIHGIDTVAGFSPIHLLSVYVIVGSVMAVNAARRRDIRAHRAHVTGMYFGGIVVAGLFTLVPHRVMGAMIFDGTSGFASGLAAAIVSVLLVAAGALAAREAGWAQRVNAMFRRR from the coding sequence ATGACCTTCGAACCGCTTCTGACCGCTCCATTCGCCATCCAGTTTCATGTTGCGACCGTTCTGCCGGCCGCCGTGCTCGGCGCCGTTCTGCTCGCCCGCCCCAAGGGTACGCCGACCCATCGCCTGCTCGGGAAAATCTGGTTGGTGCTGATGGTCGCGACGAGTGCCTCGACCTTCTTCATTCATGGCATCGACACCGTCGCCGGCTTCAGTCCGATCCATCTCCTCTCGGTCTATGTCATCGTGGGCAGCGTCATGGCGGTCAATGCAGCCCGCCGGCGCGATATCCGCGCGCACCGCGCCCATGTCACCGGCATGTATTTCGGCGGCATCGTCGTCGCCGGCCTCTTCACCTTGGTGCCGCACCGCGTGATGGGCGCGATGATCTTCGACGGCACGTCGGGTTTCGCCAGCGGCCTCGCCGCCGCCATCGTCAGCGTGCTGCTCGTCGCCGCAGGCGCCCTGGCCGCCCGCGAGGCCGGCTGGGCACAGCGCGTCAACGCGATGTTCCGGCGGCGGTGA
- a CDS encoding neutral zinc metallopeptidase, which yields MEWKGRRQSDNIEDQRGAGPSAGGGNPFGRGSGGGFRIPMGGGRRAGGGMSFGTIIFLVVIYFVLKMMGIDLLQVMGEGGGGQVSMPGFEQTESASRRASPQEEETKAFMATVLAETEDTWNGIFQAAGERYEEPKMVLFSGSVQSACGFASAASGPFYCPGDRKVYLDMSFFDELANKFDAAGDFAQAYVVAHEVGHHVQNLTGVLPRFNQQRQRMSEVEANQMSIRVELQADCYAGIWGKYTEQKGILERGDLEEALNAATQIGDDTLQKRMQGYVVPESFNHGTSDQRRRWFKRGFDTGRVDACDTFKGDV from the coding sequence ATGGAATGGAAAGGTCGTCGCCAGTCGGACAATATCGAGGACCAGCGTGGAGCCGGTCCCTCGGCGGGCGGGGGCAACCCCTTTGGCCGCGGCAGCGGCGGCGGGTTCCGCATTCCCATGGGCGGCGGTCGCCGCGCCGGCGGCGGCATGAGCTTTGGCACGATCATCTTCCTCGTCGTCATCTACTTCGTGCTGAAGATGATGGGCATCGACCTTCTGCAGGTGATGGGCGAGGGCGGTGGCGGCCAGGTCAGCATGCCGGGCTTCGAGCAGACGGAAAGCGCAAGCCGCCGCGCATCGCCGCAGGAAGAAGAGACCAAGGCCTTCATGGCGACGGTGCTCGCCGAGACGGAAGACACCTGGAACGGCATCTTCCAGGCGGCCGGCGAGCGCTACGAGGAGCCCAAGATGGTGCTCTTCTCCGGTTCCGTGCAGTCGGCCTGCGGTTTTGCCTCGGCCGCCTCCGGTCCGTTCTATTGCCCGGGGGACCGCAAGGTCTATCTCGACATGAGCTTCTTCGACGAGCTTGCCAACAAGTTCGATGCGGCCGGCGATTTCGCCCAGGCCTATGTCGTCGCGCATGAGGTGGGCCACCACGTGCAGAACCTTACCGGCGTGCTGCCGCGCTTCAACCAGCAGCGCCAGCGCATGAGCGAGGTGGAGGCCAACCAGATGTCGATCCGCGTCGAGCTCCAGGCCGATTGCTACGCCGGCATCTGGGGCAAATATACCGAGCAGAAGGGCATTCTGGAGCGCGGCGACCTCGAAGAGGCGCTGAATGCGGCCACGCAGATTGGCGACGACACATTGCAGAAGCGCATGCAGGGATATGTCGTGCCCGAGAGCTTTAACCATGGCACGTCCGACCAGCGCCGCCGGTGGTTCAAGCGCGGTTTCGATACCGGCCGCGTCGATGCCTGCGACACCTTCAAGGGCGACGTCTGA